The following are from one region of the Acidobacteriota bacterium genome:
- a CDS encoding FlgO family outer membrane protein, translating to MSDCLDRRFDDMLYAYEVGMLTSEERRELELHLLECEHCMNNVLQFQQAARLMKYDPDVRETVRSAVRSRSTQDTTALADRPRPLRRRRLWFSLVPTSAVAAAILFLLLVKDWQLEFRPSQEAVAVENRVAVMYFENLADPEDAGRLGEIVSNLLITDLSESRYLQIVSSQRLYDILKLLGHEGARVVDRDIASQVADEASATWIIMGSILQAEPHYVITGQLTDVATGNAVASQRIDGKPGDDIFSLVDRLTVRIKEDLSLPSSARQEPDRPVADVTTHSPEAYRYYLEGIEQYHKYYTAEAAACFERAVRIDSTFAMAYYYLARTRDTDYITSAVKYADRAGQKDRYYIKSLEAIVSDDVTGAIEVLRKAVEQYPDDKEALYLIATYTYGLGDYDEAVRYLTQIIEMDPLFKVAYNMLAYSYNGLGDVRKALEAINTYISLAPEEPNPYDSRGDIYAANGQLHPAIESYRKALAIKPDFHNSRVKLGFLYVLTGEYALAEATLQELVSTAGKNWRSTGRLYLAYVPLYQGKLEVAVDVLQAGIRANAADSGGEVHGSHHLLLATIFSEEKNLEQALREFDLSTQVNLASDRTDSLYGQDLRIQMLAENTRIARAERDAEILITRLRKAGRPLSNYYYAVGTIELSKGNWEKAAAALQQALEDSVGCAFPARVMLGRSHLELGRYERAVDDLETALTRSPAERLFWGLQAVRTYYYLGLAYEQMGRTEDAAEQYRVFLDLWAEAETGAAELDDARARLARLTNRP from the coding sequence ATGAGCGACTGCCTCGATCGGCGCTTCGACGACATGCTGTATGCCTATGAAGTGGGCATGCTCACCTCCGAGGAGCGTCGGGAACTGGAACTTCACCTGCTTGAGTGCGAACACTGCATGAACAACGTTTTGCAGTTCCAGCAGGCGGCTCGACTGATGAAATACGATCCCGACGTCCGTGAGACAGTCCGGAGTGCCGTACGGAGCAGATCCACGCAGGATACGACCGCATTGGCGGACAGACCACGGCCGCTGCGCCGTCGACGCCTCTGGTTCTCCCTCGTACCGACCTCGGCGGTGGCCGCCGCCATCCTGTTTCTTCTCCTGGTCAAGGACTGGCAACTGGAGTTTCGGCCCTCCCAGGAAGCGGTTGCGGTCGAGAATCGTGTCGCCGTCATGTATTTTGAGAACCTGGCCGACCCCGAGGACGCCGGCCGCCTTGGCGAAATTGTCTCCAACCTGCTTATCACCGACCTTTCTGAGTCCCGGTACCTCCAGATCGTCTCCAGCCAGCGGCTGTACGATATCCTCAAGCTGCTGGGGCATGAGGGCGCGAGGGTGGTGGACAGGGATATCGCATCTCAAGTCGCCGACGAAGCTTCCGCCACCTGGATCATCATGGGAAGCATTCTCCAGGCGGAACCGCACTATGTTATCACCGGACAACTCACCGACGTCGCCACGGGCAATGCGGTGGCGTCCCAGCGAATCGACGGAAAACCGGGTGACGACATTTTCTCCCTGGTCGATAGACTGACCGTTCGGATAAAAGAGGACCTGTCGCTTCCATCTTCCGCACGGCAGGAACCGGACCGCCCCGTGGCCGATGTGACTACGCACTCGCCCGAAGCGTACCGCTACTACCTCGAAGGGATCGAACAGTATCACAAGTACTATACGGCGGAAGCCGCGGCCTGCTTTGAAAGGGCCGTGCGGATAGACTCCACGTTTGCCATGGCCTACTACTATCTGGCCAGAACCAGGGACACCGACTACATCACCAGCGCCGTCAAGTACGCCGACCGGGCCGGCCAGAAGGACAGGTACTACATCAAAAGTCTGGAAGCTATCGTCTCGGATGATGTCACCGGGGCCATAGAGGTGCTTCGCAAAGCCGTCGAGCAGTATCCTGATGACAAGGAAGCACTCTACCTTATTGCCACGTACACGTACGGCTTGGGCGACTATGACGAGGCCGTGCGATACCTCACCCAGATCATCGAAATGGATCCCCTGTTCAAGGTCGCGTACAACATGCTCGCTTACTCGTATAACGGGCTTGGCGACGTCCGGAAAGCCCTCGAGGCAATCAATACCTACATCTCGCTGGCCCCGGAAGAACCCAATCCGTACGATTCCAGGGGTGACATCTACGCCGCGAACGGCCAGTTGCATCCGGCTATTGAATCGTACCGCAAGGCGCTGGCGATAAAACCGGATTTCCACAACTCTCGCGTGAAGCTCGGGTTTCTCTACGTTCTTACCGGTGAATACGCCCTGGCGGAGGCTACCCTGCAGGAATTGGTTTCAACTGCCGGCAAGAACTGGCGTTCGACCGGGAGATTGTACCTTGCGTACGTCCCGCTCTACCAGGGCAAACTCGAGGTAGCCGTCGATGTCCTCCAGGCCGGCATCAGGGCCAACGCCGCGGATTCGGGGGGTGAAGTGCACGGTTCTCACCACCTGCTGCTGGCAACTATATTCTCTGAAGAAAAGAACCTGGAGCAGGCACTCAGGGAATTCGATTTGAGCACCCAGGTAAACCTCGCTTCGGATCGCACGGATTCGTTGTACGGGCAGGATCTCCGCATACAGATGCTCGCAGAGAATACCCGGATCGCTCGCGCCGAACGGGACGCCGAGATTCTGATAACCAGGCTCCGGAAGGCCGGCCGGCCTCTGTCAAATTACTACTACGCGGTGGGTACAATAGAGCTGTCAAAAGGCAACTGGGAGAAAGCTGCCGCCGCCTTGCAGCAGGCGCTTGAAGACTCTGTAGGTTGCGCCTTCCCGGCCCGTGTCATGCTCGGCCGCTCACATCTGGAACTCGGCAGATATGAGCGAGCGGTCGATGATCTTGAAACCGCCCTGACGCGAAGTCCAGCTGAACGCCTGTTCTGGGGCCTTCAGGCGGTCAGAACATACTACTATCTCGGCCTGGCGTACGAGCAGATGGGAAGGACCGAGGACGCCGCTGAACAGTACAGGGTATTCCTCGACTTGTGGGCCGAGGCCGAGACCGGGGCCGCGGAACTGGACGACGCCCGGGCACGGCTGGCTCGTCTTACGAACAGACCATAA
- a CDS encoding tetratricopeptide repeat protein, translating into MSNFRGYLLAAMAVTGLLYQACTDNPAVRLRYDLEKEYYAVEKNSRDAAIRPQLNAPGTAAAIRKAYGELVERCYHALDSIDPAQYPTEFREIEELTFKSSTRLSQHFFALRHFDTCQAIITRLLERVRIPGVEGITARYNLGRAMQAGGQWDSAMAVYDSTLELFYPPLDRDGSIVLTLFNLPLHLYRITIQAGNESESSRRLDVAENYYQRLISDYADAPLGAASHAGLGRLYELAGRYRPAIEQFGLVRDSLGNINAQIRLHIADLYATGLDMPDTALAHYRRIEADILSADTLLQPVVMLKQALVHQHKGDYQAARNILVDLESRYRFFYRTTPQAQLTKAQSFEREDNWARAESEYRFLIENYAGSEQAMSAYLFLARHFAGEGRPRESDIWYQRAEQYFEDVIRQSPSTLREATARTYKAELLRQKGDLAGAAGILTSIFERFPNSAIGQRALLTAARVYADELDNRAAADSLVQLLRNSLTEVDETTEF; encoded by the coding sequence ATGAGCAACTTTAGAGGGTACTTGCTGGCCGCTATGGCCGTCACGGGACTCCTGTATCAGGCATGTACCGACAACCCGGCCGTTCGACTCAGATACGATCTCGAAAAGGAATACTATGCTGTAGAAAAGAACAGCCGTGACGCCGCGATTCGGCCCCAGCTAAATGCCCCGGGAACCGCCGCGGCCATCCGAAAAGCCTACGGCGAGTTGGTCGAACGCTGCTATCACGCCCTCGATTCAATTGACCCCGCGCAGTATCCCACCGAGTTTCGAGAGATTGAAGAGTTGACCTTCAAAAGCAGCACCAGGCTGTCACAGCATTTCTTCGCCCTCAGGCACTTCGACACGTGCCAGGCGATCATTACTCGGCTGCTGGAGCGCGTTCGCATCCCGGGCGTCGAAGGGATTACCGCCCGATACAACCTGGGTCGTGCCATGCAGGCCGGCGGCCAATGGGACAGCGCCATGGCCGTCTACGACAGCACCCTAGAACTTTTCTATCCGCCGCTTGACCGTGACGGCTCCATTGTCCTGACACTTTTCAACCTGCCCCTGCACCTTTACAGGATCACCATTCAGGCCGGCAACGAATCCGAATCATCCCGGCGCCTTGACGTGGCCGAGAATTACTATCAACGATTGATCAGTGACTACGCGGACGCCCCGCTTGGTGCCGCCTCGCACGCCGGCCTCGGGCGTCTGTACGAACTGGCCGGCCGGTACCGGCCTGCTATCGAACAGTTCGGCCTCGTACGTGATTCCTTGGGAAATATCAATGCGCAGATTCGCCTTCACATAGCTGACCTGTACGCCACCGGGCTGGATATGCCCGATACCGCCCTGGCACACTACCGGCGGATCGAAGCTGACATTCTGTCGGCCGATACGCTTCTCCAACCGGTCGTGATGCTCAAGCAGGCCCTCGTGCACCAGCACAAAGGAGACTACCAGGCAGCCCGCAACATTCTGGTGGACCTCGAAAGCAGGTACAGGTTCTTCTACCGCACGACGCCTCAAGCCCAGTTGACCAAGGCGCAGTCATTCGAGCGAGAGGACAACTGGGCGCGGGCGGAGTCGGAATACAGGTTTCTGATCGAGAACTACGCCGGGTCCGAGCAAGCCATGTCGGCCTACCTGTTCCTTGCCAGACATTTCGCCGGTGAAGGCCGCCCCAGGGAGTCAGACATCTGGTACCAACGCGCCGAACAGTACTTCGAGGACGTCATCCGGCAATCCCCTTCCACGCTCAGAGAGGCCACGGCCCGCACCTATAAAGCCGAATTGCTCCGTCAGAAGGGCGATCTGGCCGGTGCCGCCGGTATTCTCACTTCTATCTTTGAGCGCTTCCCCAACTCGGCCATCGGCCAGCGAGCGCTGCTCACCGCGGCCCGGGTTTATGCCGATGAATTGGACAACCGGGCAGCGGCGGATTCGCTGGTACAGTTGTTGCGAAACAGCTTAACTGAAGTTGACGAAACGACGGAATTTTAG
- a CDS encoding PAS domain S-box protein, whose protein sequence is MTAEPDHDGKANPEAAIPSGTTAGRYLVLEGPDSTCLGEVYRARDTRLGRMVQLYFLPSSPASDEELKTRLARTVQAVAALACPGLTPVYDISEYNERPFVVTEYTESRPLSDLIRCQPLSLDRTLQTVVSVAEALRDVHRSGILYGDLRPCNVLVDKNERCQLAVPGLLASDFGTWSDADSASSKVSAYRAPEAVRGTRPDTRSDIYSLGVLLCEMITGSDAFLKAGPAATVRSIAEEGSGSDDRWGSSLPEAVLVVVRKALQAEPEARYQCVDELLDDLRYELAQRTFRESEESYRSLLESAREVIFIVNQAGVFLYMNRYAAERLTGEPSFHIGKSMWDVFPQHVADRQMGPVRQVFESGCSQTVEMATEIQGQSYRYNTSLQPIRDESGTIVSVLGIARSVDEFASLQEELARQRGLVSTLLDTANSLVVCLDRKARITVFNGACERVTGYTRAEVLGKSWPDTFLPADHKQPAPEDFGQWVRQHPRDMYEGQLRTKDGQFRTILWSTSAVFSPDSDELTAIAVGQDITERKLAERTLREAEARFGEVLEYSRDVLYRLNLDTLTYDYISSSVLEMTGYRPDEVIAGGVAKMRALVHPEDLKRFGMHREELIQSDADSDTAFTTEYRLKVKDGTYRWLSDSHALVRDSEGSARFIIGTVRDITEHKQADEALQRAHDELERRVEQRTGELVRINRDLRQHIEDRLKAQQALLESEEKYRNLVERANDGICILQGGLLKFVNQRLAEMVGYTVEEVLNTPFVRYVHPDDVAGIAERYRLRMAGGELDQGHEAGLLHRNGQRIEVEMNGNLVTYEGRPGDLTFVHDITERKRSREALQASRRRYEQASIGGRVGVWDQDLVTGEFFVDAGLKALLGFADHEIGSQLDVWTERVHPDDVDRVTKDINAVINGAVDKYEMEHRMIHRDGSVRWFLSRGKAIRDAEGKPCRIVGTDTDITDRKEAEEALRESEERFRKLSDAAEEGIVIHDHGVIVDANEAFARMTGYEQPEVIGMHIRPFTTAESWQTVAEHLAADSDEPYEATGIRKDGSTLYCQLVGKSYEWQGKTLRVTVLRDITSRKQAEEALFESRRALATLMSNLPGMAYRCRNDPDWTMLFVSNGCKELTGYESAELVGNTQISYNEVIHPGDRAQVFEVVDNGLGGDRPFQMVYRIITRDRQVKWVWEKGRGVYSDDGQLVALEGFITDITERKRVEDMLRQTTDELEVEREDLTDKNIALEQILKHIDKERQDYKARTCRDMEQAITPILKRLRESAGAEHSNEMEALETNLQAILAKDVDVFRDRYASLTPREVEVCEMIKKGLSSKQIASHMNLSLYTVHKHREQIREKLGITNKRVNLSTYLQLH, encoded by the coding sequence ATGACGGCTGAACCGGACCACGACGGAAAGGCCAATCCTGAGGCGGCGATCCCCTCCGGGACGACAGCGGGACGCTATCTGGTCCTGGAGGGGCCGGATTCCACGTGCCTGGGTGAAGTGTACCGAGCCAGAGACACCAGGCTTGGCCGCATGGTGCAACTGTATTTCCTGCCCTCCTCGCCGGCCTCAGACGAGGAATTGAAGACGCGACTGGCCCGCACGGTGCAGGCGGTTGCGGCCCTTGCCTGCCCCGGGTTAACCCCGGTCTATGATATATCCGAATACAACGAGCGGCCGTTCGTTGTCACTGAGTACACGGAGTCCCGGCCCCTGTCGGACCTTATACGGTGTCAGCCGCTTTCTCTTGACCGAACTCTGCAAACGGTTGTATCGGTGGCCGAGGCCCTGCGCGATGTCCACCGTTCCGGGATATTGTACGGTGATCTGAGGCCCTGTAACGTTCTGGTGGACAAGAACGAGCGCTGCCAGCTGGCCGTTCCTGGCCTGCTGGCATCTGACTTCGGCACATGGTCGGACGCGGATAGTGCGTCGAGCAAGGTAAGTGCCTACCGAGCCCCCGAGGCAGTACGCGGCACGCGGCCGGACACTCGGAGCGATATCTACTCGCTGGGCGTTCTGCTGTGCGAGATGATCACCGGCAGTGACGCGTTCTTGAAGGCTGGGCCGGCGGCGACTGTGCGGTCGATCGCAGAGGAAGGCTCAGGCTCAGACGACCGCTGGGGATCGTCGCTGCCGGAAGCAGTCCTGGTGGTGGTCCGGAAGGCACTTCAGGCGGAGCCGGAGGCGAGGTATCAGTGTGTCGACGAGTTGCTGGACGACCTGAGGTACGAACTTGCACAGCGGACGTTTCGGGAAAGCGAGGAGTCGTACCGGTCTCTGCTGGAGAGCGCCCGTGAAGTCATCTTCATTGTCAATCAGGCCGGGGTGTTTCTCTATATGAACCGATATGCCGCGGAGAGGCTGACCGGCGAGCCCTCGTTTCATATCGGGAAATCCATGTGGGACGTATTCCCGCAGCACGTGGCCGACCGCCAGATGGGCCCCGTTCGACAGGTGTTCGAGAGCGGCTGCAGCCAGACGGTGGAGATGGCAACAGAAATCCAGGGCCAAAGCTACCGGTACAACACCAGTCTTCAACCCATAAGGGACGAATCCGGGACGATCGTGTCTGTTCTGGGTATTGCCAGGAGCGTCGACGAGTTTGCAAGTCTCCAGGAGGAACTTGCGCGGCAGCGAGGTCTTGTCTCCACGTTGCTGGATACCGCCAATAGCCTGGTTGTGTGTCTGGATCGGAAGGCCAGGATAACCGTTTTCAACGGCGCATGCGAGCGCGTGACCGGATATACGCGGGCCGAGGTGCTCGGCAAGAGCTGGCCCGATACGTTTCTCCCGGCTGACCACAAGCAACCGGCGCCGGAGGATTTCGGTCAGTGGGTCAGGCAGCATCCACGCGACATGTATGAAGGCCAGTTAAGGACAAAGGACGGTCAGTTCAGGACGATCCTGTGGTCCACCTCGGCCGTGTTTTCCCCTGATTCGGATGAACTGACAGCTATCGCCGTGGGACAGGATATTACCGAGCGCAAGCTCGCTGAACGGACGTTGCGTGAGGCCGAGGCCCGTTTCGGCGAGGTCCTGGAGTATTCCCGTGACGTGCTGTATCGATTGAATCTGGATACGCTCACGTACGATTACATCAGTTCGTCGGTGCTTGAGATGACCGGCTACCGTCCGGACGAAGTGATCGCCGGGGGCGTGGCCAAAATGCGAGCGTTGGTTCACCCCGAGGATTTGAAACGCTTCGGGATGCACAGGGAGGAGTTGATACAATCGGACGCCGACAGTGATACGGCCTTCACGACCGAGTATCGGCTGAAGGTGAAGGACGGCACGTACCGCTGGCTGAGTGACAGCCACGCGCTGGTCCGGGACAGCGAGGGCTCGGCCCGGTTCATAATCGGCACTGTGCGCGACATCACGGAGCACAAGCAGGCCGATGAGGCACTGCAACGGGCGCACGATGAACTGGAGCGACGGGTCGAGCAACGGACCGGGGAGCTTGTCCGGATCAACCGGGATCTGAGGCAGCACATCGAGGATCGGCTCAAGGCGCAACAGGCCCTCCTGGAGAGTGAAGAGAAGTACCGCAACCTGGTCGAACGGGCCAACGACGGCATCTGTATCCTGCAGGGTGGACTGCTGAAATTCGTGAATCAGCGGCTCGCCGAGATGGTGGGCTACACGGTGGAGGAAGTCTTGAATACGCCATTCGTGAGATACGTCCACCCGGATGACGTGGCCGGGATCGCGGAACGTTACCGACTCCGGATGGCCGGCGGTGAGCTGGACCAGGGGCATGAAGCCGGCCTGCTTCACAGAAACGGCCAGCGTATCGAGGTTGAGATGAACGGTAACCTCGTTACCTACGAAGGACGGCCGGGCGATCTCACGTTTGTTCATGATATAACGGAGCGCAAACGATCCCGCGAGGCACTTCAGGCGAGCCGCAGGAGGTACGAGCAGGCGTCAATCGGAGGCCGGGTGGGCGTATGGGATCAGGATCTTGTGACGGGGGAGTTCTTCGTTGACGCGGGTCTCAAGGCGCTTCTGGGTTTCGCGGATCACGAGATTGGAAGCCAGCTCGATGTATGGACCGAGCGAGTACATCCCGATGACGTGGACAGAGTTACAAAGGACATTAATGCTGTTATTAACGGGGCGGTCGATAAATACGAGATGGAGCACCGGATGATCCATCGTGACGGGAGTGTCCGGTGGTTTCTTTCTCGCGGGAAGGCAATCCGTGACGCGGAGGGGAAGCCCTGCCGTATCGTGGGGACGGATACGGACATAACGGACCGCAAGGAGGCGGAAGAAGCACTTCGGGAAAGCGAAGAGCGGTTCCGGAAACTCTCGGATGCGGCTGAGGAGGGGATAGTCATCCATGACCATGGAGTGATAGTGGACGCCAACGAAGCATTCGCTCGCATGACCGGCTATGAGCAACCTGAAGTGATAGGTATGCACATAAGGCCGTTCACCACGGCCGAATCATGGCAGACGGTAGCGGAACATCTGGCCGCCGATAGCGATGAGCCGTATGAGGCGACGGGCATTCGGAAGGACGGCTCGACGCTGTACTGCCAGCTGGTTGGCAAGTCGTATGAATGGCAGGGGAAGACGCTTCGGGTGACGGTATTACGCGACATCACGAGCCGCAAGCAGGCCGAGGAGGCTCTCTTTGAAAGCAGGCGGGCCCTGGCGACGCTTATGAGCAACCTGCCGGGCATGGCATATCGATGCCGGAACGACCCTGACTGGACAATGCTGTTTGTGAGCAACGGCTGCAAGGAGCTGACGGGGTACGAGTCGGCGGAGCTGGTGGGGAACACCCAGATATCCTACAACGAGGTGATACATCCGGGAGACCGGGCACAGGTATTCGAGGTGGTCGACAACGGGCTTGGCGGAGACCGGCCGTTCCAGATGGTGTACCGGATAATCACAAGAGATCGGCAGGTGAAGTGGGTGTGGGAAAAGGGGCGCGGCGTTTATTCCGATGATGGACAGCTGGTTGCACTTGAAGGGTTCATTACGGACATTACTGAACGGAAACGCGTGGAGGATATGCTCCGCCAGACGACCGATGAGCTGGAAGTGGAGCGCGAAGACCTCACCGATAAGAACATCGCCCTGGAGCAGATACTTAAACACATCGACAAGGAGCGGCAGGACTACAAGGCGAGGACCTGCAGGGACATGGAGCAGGCCATCACCCCGATTCTGAAACGTCTGCGGGAGAGTGCCGGTGCGGAACACAGCAACGAGATGGAAGCCCTCGAAACCAACCTTCAGGCCATACTGGCCAAGGACGTCGATGTTTTCAGAGATCGCTATGCGAGCCTGACGCCGCGCGAGGTTGAGGTATGCGAAATGATCAAGAAGGGGCTGTCCTCCAAGCAGATAGCCAGCCACATGAACCTCTCGCTGTACACGGTTCACAAGCACCGTGAGCAGATCAGGGAGAAGCTTGGAATCACGAATAAAAGGGTCAATTTAAGCACGTATCTTCAACTGCATTAG
- a CDS encoding glycosyltransferase family 4 protein — MSVSNKLLALRAGVLHGAVRADHPDVLLVTAGGGSRVSTGRASTLASYLTGDKWTVHVHSEWRHAAGRSDLGGVIDRLAFFRELVRVIPRHDIVHLMADSPGSFWCFVVPSLALARFFNKRIILSFLCPEVEDVLGRWGWLARPFFRLADPVVADCNYVAGIFARHGLATRMILPLPRRFAGSIRQITRLQPKILVDRPLTRANNVACLVRAFKFVKQKYPRSELLIAGDGPERQALQHLISAEYIHGVTFTTKGWDALFAEADLYANSSSYDTFPESILTALGGGLPVVTTDAGGIPQVVKDRINGMVVPINDHVGLAERIIELVENPELVAALTTAAGDLLRNFSWESAGNSWRRLYLATFERS, encoded by the coding sequence TTGAGTGTCTCGAACAAACTGCTGGCGCTAAGAGCAGGGGTCCTGCACGGGGCGGTGAGGGCGGACCATCCCGACGTGCTGCTGGTTACGGCGGGCGGCGGCTCGAGGGTTTCCACCGGCAGGGCCAGTACGCTGGCCTCGTACCTGACCGGAGACAAATGGACCGTGCACGTTCACAGCGAGTGGCGGCACGCAGCGGGCAGATCGGATCTCGGTGGCGTGATCGACCGACTGGCCTTTTTCAGAGAGCTGGTGCGCGTAATTCCGCGGCATGACATCGTCCACCTGATGGCGGATTCTCCCGGTTCGTTCTGGTGTTTCGTGGTTCCGTCCCTGGCGCTGGCGAGGTTCTTCAACAAGAGGATCATCCTGAGCTTTCTCTGCCCGGAGGTTGAGGACGTTCTTGGCCGGTGGGGTTGGCTCGCGCGCCCGTTTTTCCGTCTGGCCGATCCGGTGGTCGCAGACTGCAATTACGTGGCAGGCATTTTTGCCCGCCACGGTCTGGCCACGCGGATGATATTGCCGTTGCCGCGACGTTTCGCCGGATCTATCCGGCAGATCACACGTCTTCAGCCAAAGATACTGGTTGATCGACCTCTTACGCGAGCCAACAACGTAGCTTGCCTTGTCCGTGCCTTCAAGTTCGTCAAGCAGAAATACCCGCGCTCCGAACTGCTTATTGCCGGTGACGGTCCGGAGCGTCAGGCCCTGCAGCATCTGATCAGCGCCGAGTACATTCATGGCGTGACGTTCACGACTAAAGGGTGGGATGCGCTCTTTGCCGAGGCTGACCTGTACGCGAACTCGTCTTCGTATGATACTTTTCCCGAATCGATTCTCACGGCCTTAGGCGGCGGGCTGCCCGTGGTGACCACCGACGCCGGGGGTATCCCACAGGTTGTCAAAGACCGCATCAACGGCATGGTTGTGCCGATCAACGACCACGTGGGGCTGGCCGAGCGGATTATCGAGCTGGTCGAAAACCCGGAATTGGTGGCGGCCCTGACGACGGCGGCTGGCGACCTTCTGAGAAATTTCTCCTGGGAAAGCGCCGGGAATTCGTGGCGCAGGCTGTACCTGGCCACTTTTGAGCGGAGTTGA
- a CDS encoding RNA polymerase sigma factor — protein sequence MSNQTVLLNINALQNLARLGDRATEEQLFQRLTESFRVFVQQRIQSQEDGEEIVQEALITIAEKYREIDFTTSFAAWAYRVLENKLLDYYRTKQRRESRITTRADGDATGSSWNPDPEFKRRLLNCLQSVAAANHRHAQILHLHYQGYSAAEVCAKLSLTKNAAYILLSRARAMLKSCLEEGGFKP from the coding sequence GTGTCGAATCAGACGGTACTTTTGAACATCAACGCCTTACAGAATTTGGCCCGCCTCGGAGATCGAGCCACCGAAGAACAGCTTTTTCAGCGATTGACTGAAAGCTTCCGGGTCTTTGTACAACAAAGGATACAGAGCCAGGAGGATGGGGAGGAAATCGTCCAGGAGGCTCTGATTACAATCGCGGAGAAGTACAGGGAAATCGATTTCACGACCAGTTTCGCGGCGTGGGCTTATAGGGTACTGGAGAACAAACTCCTGGATTACTACCGGACCAAGCAGCGGCGGGAAAGCAGGATTACGACCCGGGCGGACGGCGATGCCACCGGTTCGTCGTGGAATCCGGATCCCGAATTCAAGCGACGACTGCTCAATTGCCTGCAATCGGTTGCGGCCGCGAATCATCGGCATGCTCAGATTCTGCACCTGCACTACCAGGGATACAGCGCCGCTGAGGTTTGTGCAAAACTGAGCCTGACGAAAAACGCGGCCTACATTCTACTCTCGCGCGCCAGGGCAATGCTGAAGAGTTGTCTGGAAGAAGGAGGCTTCAAGCCATGA
- a CDS encoding PD-(D/E)XK nuclease family protein, whose protein sequence is MPSQYSHSRLNMFRTCPRKYKFRYIEKVSVPERVSADLYLGSAVHRQLRKAYELGADGILYPLEDMIAAYRAEWDKPGMEKIAVTGDYRTVVDYIRSGEEMLRRFYDQYQPYDQGTLLGVERNFRFCLPGTPFRFVAIIDRLWRREDEVIEICDYKTGRHLASPGDRFFLEQMGLYQLAIQSVYPQFQQVDLAQYFLRHGEVVCRRVSQYELDELAEQLRQTVLQTIHAQRLDDFPTRENGHCSYCEYYQLCPAKRHRLHLEAEAGTDGPEKTTLESAAALADRYAAADAEYKRLKAEREALRQDVVRTARELDVSNLAGSRAEVSVRISREEQFVTKTSDAQAFAQLARLAREWQLDECFSLDGKALMSERYRTERLTSAQLEEMKKFVVEKENARVSVRSQEPPGEDEV, encoded by the coding sequence ATGCCTTCGCAGTATAGCCACAGCAGGCTGAACATGTTTCGCACCTGTCCGCGGAAGTACAAATTCCGCTATATCGAGAAGGTCTCGGTCCCGGAGCGTGTATCGGCTGATTTGTACCTGGGCAGTGCCGTTCATCGACAACTCCGGAAAGCCTACGAGTTGGGTGCGGATGGGATTCTATACCCTCTCGAGGACATGATCGCGGCCTATCGGGCCGAGTGGGATAAGCCGGGTATGGAGAAGATCGCGGTTACGGGTGACTACCGGACGGTGGTGGACTACATCCGCAGCGGTGAAGAGATGCTCCGGCGATTCTACGATCAGTATCAACCGTACGACCAGGGGACACTTCTCGGCGTAGAGCGCAATTTCCGATTTTGCCTGCCGGGGACACCGTTCAGGTTTGTAGCCATAATCGACCGCCTGTGGCGGCGCGAAGACGAAGTGATAGAGATCTGCGACTACAAGACCGGCCGACACCTGGCAAGCCCCGGCGACCGCTTCTTCCTGGAGCAGATGGGGCTTTATCAACTGGCCATACAGTCGGTCTACCCGCAGTTTCAGCAGGTGGATCTGGCTCAGTATTTCCTGAGACACGGTGAGGTTGTCTGCCGTCGCGTGAGTCAGTATGAACTGGATGAGCTTGCCGAACAGTTAAGACAGACTGTACTTCAGACAATTCACGCGCAGCGGCTGGATGATTTCCCGACCCGGGAGAACGGGCACTGCAGTTACTGTGAGTATTATCAGCTCTGTCCGGCCAAGCGGCACCGTCTGCACCTCGAAGCGGAGGCCGGAACCGACGGACCCGAGAAGACTACGCTGGAGTCGGCTGCGGCGCTGGCCGACAGGTACGCGGCCGCCGATGCCGAGTACAAGCGGCTGAAGGCCGAACGGGAAGCGCTCAGGCAGGACGTCGTCCGGACGGCCAGAGAGCTTGACGTGAGCAATCTGGCGGGCAGCCGGGCGGAGGTATCGGTACGGATCTCACGCGAGGAGCAGTTTGTCACCAAGACCTCGGATGCTCAGGCGTTTGCACAACTTGCCCGCCTGGCGCGCGAATGGCAGCTTGACGAGTGTTTCTCCCTCGACGGGAAAGCCTTGATGTCCGAGAGGTACCGTACGGAGCGCCTGACTTCAGCACAGCTTGAGGAGATGAAGAAATTCGTGGTGGAAAAGGAGAACGCGCGCGTTTCCGTCCGTTCCCAGGAACCTCCGGGTGAAGACGAAGTTTAG